Below is a window of Brassica napus cultivar Da-Ae chromosome A5, Da-Ae, whole genome shotgun sequence DNA.
ATTTCCAGTTTGCATTCATGTTGTATCTGGCAAcacagagaaaaaaattaacattacaaaacaaagaaaccatgttgATAAATTAAGATTACAAGCTCTCAGCTGGGGAATTAATTTACCTCTGCAATTCTCCGTGCGCTATCTTTGAGCTGCTGCAACGGTCTATTGAGTTCATTTTTTAGTTCTACCTTTTCATTTGATTTATCTACAGGAATGAAACAGCTTGCGAGGGCAGCTACTTGGTGGTGATCCAGATCATTGAAAGTACCTGAGATGATTTTTTAATGTCAACACCACGCATGACATAGTCACCAGAAAGGCCAAAACTTAAAAACGGGGAAGCTAAATAAGTTGTCGTACCATTGAACATCAGTTCAGTGACAAGCAGTTCATCCCCTGTGTCTATCAAGCAGGCAGCTCGTCCCTTTAACTGGACGACACCATCAGCATCAATGTGTCCAAGTTTCTTTAATACCCGAGAACGGTTCCTAAGCTCATCTCTAAACTTTTGAAGCTGCAGAGATAAACAATACGAGGTCAAAACATTGGAGGGTGATAATAGCCTCAAACTATAATAGAGAGACATGGATGAGCAAGTGCGTAACATACCTGGGAATCACGCATTTTCGATTTGAACTGCTGAATTTCATAATTCACCTCCGCTTTCCTCTGGAAACTCTTCATTTGCTGATCATCTTCAGACTGCAACCCAGAAAACACGAGACGATAGATTAGTGAGGACTTTCGTATGGTTTCTCAAAACTTCTTTAAACTCGGAGTAAAAACGAGAAGCTAACGGAATATTGAATGTAGCAAAGACCTTGTGCATCGGATGAGCAAGTAACTTCTGCTCAGCTTCTTCAATTTGGCTGACCAGCTCCACTATCTCTGTATCTTGAATATTCATGTCCTGTAGAGTTTATTATACAATGAGATCCTGAATTCTATTTTATGCTAATTTAGTAGTAAGCACATGATTTAGCATATTAGCAGCAGGTTAAAATATTGAATAAAGCATTTCATTGAAGATAGCACTACTCTAAGAGCTTAGAGAGAAACCTTGACTGGATGGAGTTTTGGGAACCCTAACGGGAAGCGACTCGACAACTCCTGTACTGCAAGTAGTATGCTCTGTCTTGCTTCTAGTGGCCGAAGATCAGACGGAACCGATATCCTTAGTCTGCTCAAAGCAGTAATTAATGGTAGCTGAACAGGAACCTAAAACACGCAAAAGCACAATTCTTCAAAATTCCACTACTAACACGAatagaataagaagaagaaggtctaGTGACAGCGAAAATGAAAGTCTAACTCACCACATGCATCTCACCCTTTTCCCCAGGACGGGGAGGACACGGTTTTGGCTTTGCACCATTCTCGCTAACACCAGTGGAGCAATGAAGTAGAGTATCCACTATATATCCGCCACCCTGTGAAGAGGTTCCAACTGAAGTTTTCTTTACAACATTAACTACAACTCCCCATCCCCAGTCTGTTCCACCTTCTCGTATCTTAACCTGTACAGAAACACTTCTCCAAGTAAGTTATGAGAAGCTTCTGTCATATACAATACATACCAATGGtcaattagatttaaaaaaagaacttaccagCCGACCAGTATCAAGAAAACAAAGCACCCTTTCAGGCCTTATTATCTCTGACATAAGTTTCTTTTCCAGTGGAGCTATGTCAAGTTTTAGCTTATGGTACTCAGCAACCTCCGCCTGCAAATATCTTAAGAAGTAAGAACGGACCCAAATCACAGAAGTGAAATATAAAAGCGCTGAGCACCTTTCCAGAAGCATCAAGGATGGCAGCTTCCTCTTCAAGTTTGGTCACCTTGTTCTCAATATCAGGTAAAGCCTGAGGTTGTAACACAACCGTATAATTAGCATAAAAAgtgtagataaaaattaaaaagagtaAAGGGAAGAGTATCCGACAACTACCTTTTCATACTGGAACTGGTGGAACGAGTGCTTTATCACATGCTCAGCTGTAAATTGTCCTTCGGCACGACTCAATAGATTCAAAATTGTGTAGTAACTCAACCTAAAAGTACTAAGCAAAGGGGCTGGTTTGCCCAGCATCATGTCCTTGAGGACATCCATTTCCATCTGTTGAATAACACCATAAACAATTCTaagagattggggaaaaaaaacagaagagatTTATCTAGAATCAACCTCTTCCAAGACAAGCATAGAGGCTACAATTATTTGGTGCatgtcatatataaatataataggtAGAGATAAATCAAAAACTACCTGTTCATCAATCATAATAATGCAGATACCACGTTCATCCTTTCCACGACGTCCAGCCCTGCCGCTCATCTGCAAGAATCAAATATAAGCAGACAGTTACTACAATATCATTTTGCAACAAATCGTCACATTCACCACTGGCATCAACAAACTACGACCCACCTGGATATATTCACCAGACCCAATGAAACGATGGCTGTCACCATCCCACTTCTTAACAGCAGTAAACACTACAGTTTTTGCAGGCATGTTCAAACCCATAGCAAACTGATACAAAAGCCAAGAATCATAAATTAGCACAACAAAGAGAGTAACATAAGTTGCACAGCTGAAAAGACAAAAGCTAACTCCAGAATATCTTACAGTTTCTGTGGCAAAAAGCGCTTTTACAAGTCCTTCCTGAAAGAGAAGTTCCACTAACTCCTTGAGGACAGGAAGAAGCCCAGAATGGTGAACAGCAATACCACGTTGGAGCAGTGGCAACATCATCTCAATGGCAGACAAAGATCTATCCTCCTCATTCAGGCACAGCATAGCATTATTGAATACCTCTTCCACAGTCGACTTCTCTTCCTCCGTATTAAAATCGAGTTTTGACATTGACAGTGCATGATTCTCACATTCCCTCCTACTGAAGCTGAAGATGATGACTGGCTGAAACTTTCTTTCCATGATCATCTGCAAAGATAGATAAGAGTTAACTAACAAACCCACAGGCTACAGGATAAGTCTATCATATCACTTAAACTTGAAACATAAAAGAAGCACATAGATTGCAATAATTTGATAGGAGAACACGGCACCACAAGCAGTAAGATAGGACAGGATAAACAATACATAAGATCATACCTTTACAATTTTGTAAACATCAGAATCACCACCGCCGCCGCCACCACCTTTAGCGCCGCCCCTACCACCTGATTTGCCATTTGCACTCTTTTTCCCCTcagattttggttttgggaaAGTATCATGCATCTTAATGAAATTAGCCTCTCTAAACTGCTCATTCTCATCAACTACAAGGTACAGCCCACTCCCACCCATAGGAAAAGCATAATGCTGCAGAGGCGTGGGCCTAAAGTCCGTATACACCACGTGACACGGCTGCTTATGCAGATAGCAAATCCACTCCGCAAACTCAGTAGCATTAGACATCGTGGCCGAAAGAAAAACCATCTTAATAGCAGGCGGCAAGAAAATAATACTCTCCTCCCAAACAACCCCTCTCTCCCTATCCTTCATGTAATGAATCTCATCAAAAATCACCCAAGCAACCTCCTTCAAAACCTCAGAGCCTCTGTAAAGCATCGCTCTCAAAATCTCAGTCGTCATCACCAAGCAACTAGCATTAGGGGAGATCGTGACGTCACCTGTCATCAAACCAACGTCGTGAAACTCGTGCTGGAGCTCTCTGTACTTCTGGTTACTCAATGCTTTCAAAGGAGAAGTGTAAATCACCCTCTGCTTATCTCTAAAGGCCATGGCGATAGCATACTCCGCAACAGCTGTTTTACCAGCTGAAGTGTGGGCGGAGACCAAAATCGATTCTTTCCTCTCCAGGCACGCTACGGAGATGCTCTGGAACGGGTCGAGCTGGAAAGGGTAGGTTTTGGCCATGTCTCCGTTGTAGAGAGGATTATCTAGAGTTCCGTGAATCGCTTCCTCTTTCGACGGTGTGTAGCCGTTGGGGACGGCGACTTCGTGTACGCAAGCTCGTTTCTGGCTGCTTCTACGCTTCGTCGTGGGCTCTGGCGTAGGGGTCTCGTCGGAGGATGCTTTTCTCTTGCCGAGTGTCTCCGGTGATTCCATTATTGTGCTCATAGATCTCTCTCCCTAGTAAAAATTCTTCACTACAGAATCAACAAATCAGAAATGAATCaggaaattagggtttaagCATACGAATTAGGGTTTAATTGGTACCTACGATGACGGTCGTGAAAGACGGAGCTATCTCGGCGGCGGAAGCTTATTTctcgttttagttttttttttgttatatacgAGAGAGTGAGTGTCCACGTGGCAGATAATAAATCAATGGGTTTAGGGTTCAATAAATAGGCCCATTTATAAAGCCCGTAAGAAGAAAAGCCCATTAACTTttatttcccgccaaaaaaaataattaactacGGAAGCGAGACTTCTTCTTCGACCGAGGAGTGGTGGTGAGTAACGGTGGTTTTACGCGGTGATGGGTGTATACGGAGATGGAAGCGAGGGGGCAAGCATGACGTCGAGACGACGTGGATCGATCGGGGTTGATTCTGTCGATATCGCGAAGATATTAGCTGTGTATTTCAGAGATAACGAGAACTCGTGCATCGACGAGGAGAAGCTGATGTTCACGGCGGAGCTTATCTGGATATTCTCTTCGCCGAGTGGTAGAGACTTAGTTTCTCAGGTATCTCATTCGGAAACGATTAGGTCATTGCTTCTTCTAGACTTATTCTGACGATAAATCAAAAATTTTGGTGAATTTTCTCATTAATCGATTGTGCAGAAATTGGAATCTAGATTTTGTTTTCCTTCTATGTTTGTAAGATTCGTGGTAGATAGAGAATGATTAAGTAACTTATCTATGCGTTAATTAGCTGTTTTAGTTTCTTACATGGCTTGGCACAAATTGTGAGAGAAGCAGGTGAATGAAGAAGGTGGCGGTTCCTTCTCTTTACCGCTTGATCTTCAACAATTTAAGAAGTTATGCGATATCGagaattttttcattaatttggaGGATA
It encodes the following:
- the LOC111197833 gene encoding DExH-box ATP-dependent RNA helicase DExH10, translating into MSTIMESPETLGKRKASSDETPTPEPTTKRRSSQKRACVHEVAVPNGYTPSKEEAIHGTLDNPLYNGDMAKTYPFQLDPFQSISVACLERKESILVSAHTSAGKTAVAEYAIAMAFRDKQRVIYTSPLKALSNQKYRELQHEFHDVGLMTGDVTISPNASCLVMTTEILRAMLYRGSEVLKEVAWVIFDEIHYMKDRERGVVWEESIIFLPPAIKMVFLSATMSNATEFAEWICYLHKQPCHVVYTDFRPTPLQHYAFPMGGSGLYLVVDENEQFREANFIKMHDTFPKPKSEGKKSANGKSGGRGGAKGGGGGGGDSDVYKIVKMIMERKFQPVIIFSFSRRECENHALSMSKLDFNTEEEKSTVEEVFNNAMLCLNEEDRSLSAIEMMLPLLQRGIAVHHSGLLPVLKELVELLFQEGLVKALFATETFAMGLNMPAKTVVFTAVKKWDGDSHRFIGSGEYIQMSGRAGRRGKDERGICIIMIDEQMEMDVLKDMMLGKPAPLLSTFRLSYYTILNLLSRAEGQFTAEHVIKHSFHQFQYEKALPDIENKVTKLEEEAAILDASGKAEVAEYHKLKLDIAPLEKKLMSEIIRPERVLCFLDTGRLVKIREGGTDWGWGVVVNVVKKTSVGTSSQGGGYIVDTLLHCSTGVSENGAKPKPCPPRPGEKGEMHVVPVQLPLITALSRLRISVPSDLRPLEARQSILLAVQELSSRFPLGFPKLHPVKDMNIQDTEIVELVSQIEEAEQKLLAHPMHKSEDDQQMKSFQRKAEVNYEIQQFKSKMRDSQLQKFRDELRNRSRVLKKLGHIDADGVVQLKGRAACLIDTGDELLVTELMFNGTFNDLDHHQVAALASCFIPVDKSNEKVELKNELNRPLQQLKDSARRIAEIQHECKLEIDVEEYVESTIREGLMDVIYCWSTGSTFAEVMNKTDIFEGSIIRSARRLDEFLNQLRLAAEAVGENNLASKFAAASESLRRGIMFANSLYL